TCCCACCTGCACTAGCTGGGTGGGCAAGGGCAGCTTGTGCTGTGGAGTGACTGCCCTGAAGACTGCTACTGGCTCAAGCAGCTTTCCCTTGCAGGAGAGTATTGTCACAtgcccttcctctccttcctgctaTCAGTTCTTCTAAATTTACAGAAACGTATTGTGAGACATtttgggcccctctgttcaagaaggacagggaattgcttgaaggagtccagcacagagccacaaagatgattaagggagtggaacatctcccttatgaggagaggctgagggagctgggtctctttagcttggagaagaggagactgaggggtgacctcatcaatgtttacaaacatgtaaagggtgggtgtcaggatgatggagctaggctttttacagtgatatccagtgataggacaaggggcaatgggtgtaaaccggagcataggaagttccacgttaacatcaggaagaacttctttactgtaagagtgacagagcactggaacaggttgcccaggggggttgtggagtctcctacactggagatattcaaggcccgcctggacaagttcctgtgtgatgtactgtaggttaccctgctcttgtgggggggttggactagatgatcttttgaggtcccttccaacccttgggattctgtgattctgtgattctgtgacatccACTGCTGTGACACAGATGAACGGGCAGATGGAACTAGCTTTCACGTTCCGATGCTatggggggaaaggggaactAACAGTTGCAGTGAACAATCCTGTGGTTTCTTTGGGAActaaagatgaagaaaagttagggagggaaaagaaggatAGACAGGAGATTGATGCCATTCTCTAGTGCCTACATTGCTGGTGCAAGTCttgggagaaacagaaaggtCTTCATCTATGTTACCAACTGCTGCCACAGAGGAACTGCAAGGGGAAGCTTCAGTTATAAATTGAGTGGTGTTTCAACACCTGGTGGCTTCCCAATCAGGAAAGGCTCAATACAGTAATGAATACAGCACACAGCCTGGGCAAGGCTTAAGCTGGCTGCAGCTCTATCATGAGGTAGTTTTGATATAAGAAACAAAGATACAAGAACACGTAATTTGGTTAATTAGCTTCCATATCTTTGGAGCTGTGAAAGCCAAAACCTAAAATCCCTTCAGCTGAGACCAAATGAGGCAAATTCTTCCATTATGGGTTCTAccacagcaatatatgttttcATTCCTAGCTGGTAAGATGATTTGGAGTAGCTACTTATGAATAACCTGACCACACCAGCTATTTACACAGCCAGGAGGCAGAGATAAGGAAAATCCACAGGAAGCATTCTCATCTCCTCCTGTTGAGCTGATAAGGGGCCAGAGATATTTTAAAGGCAGAAGGAAGACTCCTTTCGGCACCACAACTGAACAGGGACACTGCTTACAGAAAAACACCTATCCTCTTTAGAGACATGTCCCGTGCCAAAGTCAAACCAGGAACTCTGTTAGCCCTCCCAAGAGAGCTTAGGCCAAGCAGAGTAAGCCTTAACAGCTCTTCAGCCTGACCATGGCAATATAGTCCCTGCATGACTCAAAGCTAAATCTGCACCCATTTCAAACATCTGCTTTCAGGTTTTGTCTCATTCCTTGTATCAGTTTAGCCAGAGAGGCTGCCATGCAATACATATGTCACTTCATGCATCTCTGTTTCTCTCACCTTTTTGCCCTTTCCTTTCTCATGCTAGGGCCCAACACAAACAGCTGCTCTTGCAATTTTAAAGCCTAGCACAAAGGTGTGTAGCACTACACATTGTTGCTCACATGGTCCAGGAACAGATATTCCATTCTGGGGGTATTCTTCCCTCCTGactactttttcctctttgaactCAAGCAATCTTAGTGCCTTTGCAAGAGTGCCAGCTGCTGACCATGTaagaaatgcagaacttagtgacTTCATTTGTGACAAGACAGGGAAAGCTGAAGGTGCACATTTTctaggaaaagaaagcacaacTAGGTTTACAGCACCATCACCAAGTACACAGCCAGGAGCATGGGCTCAAAGCCAAGGGCTTTATATAACAACTTGAAACCTCCAAGGACATTAATCACTTCCCTGATAGCAGCTGTGCCACCACTCCTTTTGacagcaaagccaacaggagGCACTTCAGCACTGACATAGACTCACAGATGATTACAGCCACAAGGAGATCCCCATGTCAGTGGCTGGGACACTACAGAGGTTGGCATCAGACCCTGTGCTGCTCTGAGCCTACAACCAAATCTGAGCATGCTTCTTGTCACTAGGAGGAGGATATGGATGCCACCAGGAATGGAAAGACTCCATGTGTTGGCTCCCTGGCCCTCAGACCAGCCGCAGAGCTGCTCCTGACGTCAGTCAGGAAGCACAGGTTTTGGAACAGCTTGTGTCCATGTTGCATACCCGGTGGGCTGCCTTACTGGCTGGCTCTGAACAGATAGGCTTTCAGCAAACACACTAGTCCCTTTCGCCTCCTGCCAGAGAGGCCAGCAGCCAAGATGCACATGCCAGCTTTGTGGAGCTCAAGGATCAAGATTCAGTAATCACGTTTTAAGCGTGAAGGGGCCACCCCTGCGACGATGGCACCAGCAATGAGTCCGTGCAGTGTaaagcagctcagctgaggAGCAATCAAAGACTCACTGTTATTCAAACTCTGTCCTTGCTCAGTGAGACCCTTACAGTGGTGTCCTCCTTCTGCAGCTCGAGGGTTAAATTAATACAGATTGGAGCAGTAGCTAAAGATCTTCTGGGAACCATTTTCAGCAGCCTGTACCTCAGGCACCCTCTGCCAGAACTGTCTGTGGgctgaggaagaggcagggaggaTGGTGACCCCTCAGCAGGACTGCCAGGAACACCAACATATCAGGCCATGACCCAAAATGTGCCTGATGGCACACGTGCTGGGCCATGGCTGCTTGTcccttggggctgcagtggccCCATATGAGCCCTTTGCATACTCTCGTCTTGACTCTGctattttccctctttctctaaATGTGTTGGGAATAAGATTTGACCAGAATAATAGAAAACAGGAGACTGCCTTCCTCCTTGTCTCCTCTGCTATAAGCTGCTCCCACACTTACTGTttactccaaaaaaaaaaaaaaagagcagtgctgtgggaaaggaaaactgacatttttaaagaaggGAGCAGGGAAGTTCGCATTGCACAATGGCTGAGTTGGAGCAGAGCATTCAGGAGTGACAGAGGGACACCCGCAGCTAAACCCTGGGCACAAGGCCTCCCTCCGGTTATGTCAGCCAGTACCCATGATGCTGTATAATCATGTACATGACTGGCTCCATAAATAGCTCCTACAATCAGCAACACCCGAATATCCTTCCTGCCTGGGTCATTAATAGGAGCCCGGGGCAGGAAGTAATGCAAGGCAGTATGATTTAAGTAATGTGGCCTTGCTCATGCTGCTCATATGTCTGTGACAGCCACCCAGCCCcatgcagaggagcagcaggtcAGTGGCAATGGGAAAAACCTTTAGCCTGCAGGCTTTGCAACCTTCACGCTGAAAGCTACACAGGGCTACAAGCGTAGGGCTTGGTAGGATGCTGGAAACAGATGTTACTGCAATATTAGAGGAAATCCTTTGAAACAAGGGCATGAGCATGCAGTTCTATATCATGCTTTGCCAGCAAATTCCTGCCATCCACACATTTTAAAGGCACAGTGACTGCAAAGCACCATTCTAGAAACCCTAGTGTTTATCCAGTAACTTACTCCAAGTCCACTTCACTTACCAGCCCAAGGAAAAGATACAAACTGACTAGACATCTTCTGTCAAAGCCCTAAGATTCACCCCTGGTGCCAGCCCCTGTTTCTAGACGAGGGAGGAGTAATTTGCCAGCCTGCTGATCATTGTGCTTCCTCTCTTAGACAAGTCATGTGGAAACAGAGGGAAACAAGCTGGCTTTGCCTTCATTACCTTTCTTTTGTGCACAGCAAGTCTCACACATCCCATACTCCTCTCCAAAGTCTCTTTTCCATGGGAGGATTTATCTCAGAACTCCAAGCTTGGCCCTTGAAGTTCAGCACACAAGGTGGGACCTACAGCTgagctggttttctttccagcaCTTTGATTAAGTATCagccaaaaccaagcaaaataaagctttaaGAAGACGGAATAAAAGCCTGAACAGTCCCTCCACTCATCAGATGACATCTATTTACTTTTCAGGCTTCTACAGCACCTTGCAGGGAATGAGATATTTCTTATGTAAACAGGCAGCAAGCACATCACctacttttctgtgtttgtttctttttaagcattCGCATATTTTGTAACTGGAAACACCACAAAAAGGGTTCTTCTCCaagccttttttaaaaatgagtaAATAAGGGGCTATGAATTTCAAAAACTGCCCAGAGGTGCAACAAACACACATTAATTTCCTCCTTCACCCCAGTGCAGTTTGCAGTCCTCCTGTACTGTGTTTTTGGGAACCACACAGAGCAAGATGctggaaaaggaagcaaaaaaagcaaaaatatctcACCAATAGTGTGCTTTCCATAGAGAAGCTGCTCCAAAATCGCAGTCTTTCCCACCGAGGCCATTCCACACACCACCACCTTGTAGCCCTTTCCCATCTTTCCCAAGAGGGCAGAGTCAGCAGGCGAGCCCTGTGCAGACACAGGAGTCTGTGAGCCTGGCACCAGGCACAAATGAAGCCCACAAAAGGTGAGAGGCAAAGTGGGAAGCAGCGGCTGCTGGGAGGCACAGCTCCCCCCTAGAGCTGGTATTTTTAGGGCTAGAGTTTCCTCCCACACCGTTTTCTCAGGTTTTAGGCTGCTGCCATTGCTGATGATGCTTGCCTGCAGCCTCAACACAGGCCTGGGGAGACTGAAGCTGTGTAATCCCTccggggcaggggctgtgtTTGCTGGTGTGTATGTATGCTGCAAGGCCTGCATTACTGGCTTCATGGATTTGCAGGGGGCCTGATGGTACCTGGTGGTATCAGGATGGCTTCTGAAACTGTAGCAAGACAGCAGTAccttccattttatttcatgCATAGAAAGATTCTAGCTTTTACAGGCTATGAGCTCGAAATAGAAGTGTTAAaggcagaaacacaggaaagcaaatgcaaaagcaGGGTTTTCATCTGCTTTAAGTCAGTTTGGATGGGTGGGGGTTGGTTCTATCAGGAGGCCTCCAGAAGCTGGCCATGGGCCCTAACTCTGAGTTTTGCTCGGAGCAGTTTGCCCCAGACACCACTGCAGAGTACCTTGTTAGGACTAGGAGGGGCTGGCGCTGTCCTGCTTCAATTCCAGGCTAGCCGGGTGACGCTTCACAAGCCAGGGTGCCCTGCAAAACATACACCAAAAGATGGAGAGGTCGCCCCACCGCCAAGCAGGAGGCACTTTCAGTCAGGGAAAGCCTGATCCCAGCTTTGATTCCCCACCACCTCCATGGCAGCACACTGAGGGCGCTGCAGAAAGCGGGACAAAGTCCCCTCAGCACCAGGCCCCTTCCCTGGGCCTGACAATTCACCTCTGCTAGtgccggggaggaggggaggcacaGAGACGCCCGGTACGCAGGAGAGACGGGAGCACAACGGGAACGGGCAGAGCCAGGGCCTCGGCCCCAGCGCGGGCAGACGCTCACCTTGTCAAGAGCCCTTGCCGCGGAGCCCCTTCGGCCTGCGGCACCGGCGGCTGgctccctccccactcccgAAGGCTTTAGGGCTGCCACAGCTCCCTCTCCCCGTTATAACCTAACTGCATGACGGctcccccacctccccaccGCGCACCTGGGCACAGCTTCCCTCGAGCCCCCACGGAGCCGGGACCAGTCCCGCCTCTGCCGCCCATTGGCAGGcgcgggggccgggcccggccgggccgggccggggcggggcggggcggggcggggcgggacgAGGAGAGCGGCCCGCCGGTTCTGCCACTGCAGGACTACGCTACCCATGAGGCACCGCCGCAGCGGCCGGAAGTCTGGTGCCGCCGCAAGGGGTTGTGGGAAGCAGGCATCTTCCTTTCCGGTGCTGGGCGCCATCAGGTGAGGGTTGGTTTGTGCTTGTTCTTTCCCTCCATCCGCTTCCATCCCGGGCCGGAGGTGCCCATCCTCCCGCTCCGCTGCCGCCACGGCGGGCTGGGGCGGGGCTGCTCCCGCGGCGAGGGGCTCCGCAGCCCGCGGGTGCAGCGAGGCCTGCGAAGGGCCTGTGGGTTGCGGCCTGTCGCGGCGGGCCGCAGCGCTGGCTGGTGTGAGCAGGAGGCCGAGCACCGCAGCGCAGCAGGTTGTACGGCCTGGGTTGATTCCGCGTTTGCGGAGATCTGTGGCAGTGTAATCGTAAAGATGGAGTGGCTTGGGACGGGAAGAGCTGGGCCGTAGCTGGGCAGGTAGGAAGAAGAGGGTTATGGAAAATCACACGTGAACGGGCCTTTTTTGTGCGAATAAATGAATTGCGTTTTGCTGATGGTGACTTGGGGGGGAGGGAATTTGATGGAGTTCACTTCCAGCTGCTGGTTGCTGCAGGTGTGTGAGAGCCCAAATTTTAGGGGTAATTAACCCATGTGAGAATAAAGACCACACCACTCACACTCATACGCTTCCTTatagataaatatttatgaCACGTTTTAGATGTTAACTAGATTCTCATATATGCATCTCCGAAGTTCTCAGCTGAGGACTTTAACACTTAAGAACACGTGAAAAGGAAGTGCAAGCCCCATGTCATGTTGGAGACTAGCCATGTGTGAGCCATGGTAGCAGACATGGCAGTGGCGTAAAGAAGCTTGAGAGCATCCTGTTTCAGTGGTGCTGCGTATATGGTTTTGTGCAGTGCACCTCTTGACAGCAGTTTGCATTTGGATGTGGTGCATGTTACTTATTGACCTTTCAATTAAGCAGGTAGACAAACATGGGTGCCTACAAGTACATCCAGGAGCTATGGAGGAAAAAGCAGTCGGATGTGATGCGGTTCCTCCTGCGTGTCCGCTGTTGGCAGTACCGCCAGCTCTCTGCCTTGCATCGAGCTCCCCGGCCCACCCGACCAGACAAAGCTCGCAGGCTGGGATATAAGGCCAAGCAAGGTAATGAGATGTAGAGGTCAAGTCCATGGGCTTCGTGATGGAGTGGACTGGTTTTATGtcagctttcttccttccttaagTGACAACTGAAATACTCCCCAAGAAACTGGTGTCCTGCATAAAGTGAACTTAATGTTATAAATGTGTTAAATTGATAGCAGTGACCACAGCCTAAAACATTACTTCATGTAGCTTTGAATTCACACCTTCTGTGGCCATTTTGGCAGATGGAGATCAAGTGGGCTTTCGCTTTAACTGTTTGTGTGCTGTGTTACTGGTGTAGAGTTGGTGGTGCTTTTGGTACCTTCTGTTTGAGGGGtgtcttttctctgcccagGTTTTGTCATGCATTACTCTGCCTGTATTACAGTTGCATGTGCTTGAGTAAGCAAGATGATGAACAGCTACTGCTCAGTGAAAGAAACTTGGGGAAAATGGCCTTCTGTCTGTAACTTGAGGGTAGATTTAAATATTAGGAATAaactcttctctgtgagggtggtgaggccctggcacaggctgcccagcaaagctgtggctgccctgtccctggcagtattcagggccaggttgaacagggcttggagcagtctggtctactggaaggtgtccctgcgcatggcgaGGGGCTGGAACTAGCTGAGcttttaaggacccttccaacccaaactactccatgattctatgaaatcctTGAAACAGTTTGAAATGTTCAGTAtaaaaacagaaagggaagaatcTACACTTCTGTTACTGTTTGTGAAGTTTCAAAACGAACTTCCTAATTTTTCAGTGAGATTTCAGCAAGGCTCGTGGATGGCTTGTACTCGCTACCATCGAAATACGGGCTGTTGTGTTTGGGGTGGTTGTGTCTTTGagtgttttggggtggggtgttttttttgtgtgtgttaaaaTCTAGCTGTAGCTGTTCTTAGTGTGTTTGGGAATGTGTCATTAAAAGGTGCTGTGAGCTGTGGTTTGGAACTGAAAAACAGTTGCAACAAACAGGACATCACTTCCCTTACTCAGttgtaatggaaataacaaaCTCATTTTGTGACGACCACCTCCAGCTGTAGGTTTTGGTGCAGACTGGTATAGTGACCTAATTCTGCAGCATTTCATATCAAGTTTTTGGGGTTGGAAATACTGTATGGGCATCAAAATTGCTGCACTCCAGAATTCCTCCAGTTCCTAAGTTATCATTTCTTTTAGGTTATGTTATCTACCGTGTCCGTGTTCGCCGTGGTGGTCGTAAACGCCCAGTCCCAAAAGGTGCAACCTACGGTAAACCTGTGCATCATGGTGTTAACCAGCTGAAGTTTGCCCGGAGTCTTCAGTCTGTAGCAGAGGTGACTATTTTGATTATTGCCCAAACGCTTAGCTTTAGGAAGGTCTTGGTctgtaaaagctgaaaatactcagagacagaaaaaaaccccaaaccaaaacccaagtAACTGGTAAAAGATCTTAAATGCTGATGGCAGGAAACCCTCAGAGTGTCTTGAAAAGCTCTATTGAGACAAATGTAAAAGCTGTTTACAAATCTTGTCTGGGAGAAGTACTGCGTAGGTGGTTTATTTAAGTTCATAGTGTACACTTACTTCTAAAGCTTGCCACAATAATTCTGATGAAAAACAGACATACAACTAGTATAAAACCtggtaaaaaaaataagggtaaggcaaaagaaataattcagatATGCTCAGGTCTGATTTCACTCTTCACTAAATCCCACCTCTGTTCCCTACCATGCTGTATGTATTACCAGCTTTAGGTAGTGGTCCTTTTACGTAGTACAGAGGAGTTCCTATCTTAAAGCCTGTAGCATGCCAGAGACCTTCTGGTTCTTCATTAAAAACTTCGGTACCTCCCAGGCACAAAGCTTGGTAGCTAACTTGTTTTTAGGCAAGATGTTATTAACTGCCAAAATACTTCAAACAGAAACTTCCATTCGATGAGATCTGTATAAGTTTTGTAAGGTCACAGTAGTAGTGTTGGTGTTAGAATTAATAGTAGTCTGTACTCTCcaaaaagagacaaaagaatGAAGACTTCTCATGGCCTTTCTGTCTTGAGCAGAAGACTTCTCTGTTCCCAGGACTTCAGAACTATTCATAGCTGACTTCAGCAGTTTGAATATGGTGGGGTTTTCTAAAGTGggggaaagaaacacaaatggGACATACTAATTCAAAGGAAAcacagtttaaattaaaaaagcaattcTGTGTTTTGAGTGCTCATGGTATATTCTTCATGTATGCTATTCTCAGGTAGCTGATAGCCAATTACACGCTCACTTGTGGCAGTAGCTCATGGAAGAGGTTATTTGGCCTCAGTTTTAATTCAAAGTTCTCTGCCTCTGACATGTTCTATTTTGGAAGAGGTATGTTTTTCAAATAGAAATGGAAAGCTTCCACTGCAGCTACCATCCGCACATAGAAGCTGGTTGATGGTGTTTTAATGTTTAATACATGTGTTGCTTTCACCTGCTAGAATGAAACGGGGACTTGATAGAATTTTATTACTTACGCAGAAAATAGGCAAGTGCGGTTTACCAGAAGACTGGAGCAATAGGTTGGGATTCCACTGGGATAGAAGATGGGTGGGCTTCATTGGTTCATATTTTCCCACAGTGACAATCAAGTTGTATGATTAAACCCACTTCTAGTGTTTAAAGAAGGAGTATCCTTGACGGGGAGGCAGATGGAGTTGCATAATTGGtattttctgctgtcttctgttttctaaactTAAGGCTCCTTTTTTCCAACCACAAGTGAGGAAAGGAATAGCAAGCACTAACGTGCCAGCAGTGGAACAAGGACTTGTTAcatcagctcttccttttctcctgtcAGTATAGGCTTATTCTCTGCAGAACCACCTTTCTCCCCTTTAGCTTTGGATGCGCAAACTAATCAGTCTTTCATGACTTCAGCCCCAAGTGCAACTTGTGCTCTCCATCTACATGTGAAAGTTGTTTTTAGTGCTGGATATTTACTGATTGTGTGCTTCTGTGTACAAAGTAGCTCTTACCTACCAAGCACCTTTCTCCTTACATATCTTAAAACCCATTTCACACCCATTTAATGTAGGAATCCAGGCGGCctttttttaatacaacatTCCTTTCAGCTATTACTATTTCTTGCATCTTTGCATCTGGAAGGGGAACAGTTCTTTGAGGAAGACAAGGTTGCATGGGGCAACTTGAAATTTCTAGCACCTGCCAAACTTTAGGTTTGAG
This sequence is a window from Lathamus discolor isolate bLatDis1 chromosome 2, bLatDis1.hap1, whole genome shotgun sequence. Protein-coding genes within it:
- the RPL15 gene encoding large ribosomal subunit protein eL15, which gives rise to MGAYKYIQELWRKKQSDVMRFLLRVRCWQYRQLSALHRAPRPTRPDKARRLGYKAKQGYVIYRVRVRRGGRKRPVPKGATYGKPVHHGVNQLKFARSLQSVAEERAGRHCGALRVLNSYWVGEDSTYKFFEVILIDPFHKTIRRNPDTQWITKPVHKHREMRGLTSAGRKSRGLGKGHKFHHTIGGSRRAAWRRRNTLQLHRYR